The following proteins are co-located in the Paludibaculum fermentans genome:
- a CDS encoding TetR/AcrR family transcriptional regulator, producing MDEAPKRGTYSSHRVRQRQRILDAAEKLFDEQGIDRVTIADIVKGAGIRPSTLYEYFSNKDDVVWGIVADVFADGAVRAKKFMDAADTALAKISALFEFMADGFTHSPSKIRFMAQFDALYARQWSPERLLSLEARVNPEGLEYFSTLVREGIADGTLRPDLDPELTMHAVINAVVGAQRRLASLGNRVELEYGQPVDRLFRETIRILLLGLRAPAQTVDVRDSNRPKARKQK from the coding sequence ATGGATGAAGCACCTAAACGGGGGACTTACAGTTCCCACCGGGTCCGCCAGCGCCAACGTATCCTGGACGCGGCCGAGAAGCTGTTCGACGAACAGGGCATCGACCGGGTGACGATCGCCGACATCGTCAAAGGCGCAGGGATCCGTCCCTCCACGCTCTACGAGTATTTCTCCAACAAGGACGATGTTGTGTGGGGGATCGTCGCGGACGTGTTTGCGGATGGGGCGGTGCGGGCGAAGAAGTTCATGGATGCGGCCGACACGGCGCTGGCCAAGATCTCGGCGCTGTTCGAGTTCATGGCCGATGGGTTTACGCACAGTCCCTCGAAGATCCGGTTCATGGCGCAGTTTGACGCGCTGTATGCGCGGCAGTGGTCCCCGGAACGCCTGCTGTCGCTCGAGGCGCGGGTGAACCCCGAGGGGCTTGAGTACTTCAGCACTTTGGTCCGCGAGGGGATTGCGGACGGCACACTGCGGCCCGACTTGGATCCGGAGCTCACGATGCACGCGGTGATCAATGCCGTGGTTGGCGCACAACGGCGGCTGGCGTCGCTGGGCAACCGGGTGGAGTTGGAGTATGGACAACCGGTCGACCGCCTGTTCCGCGAGACCATTCGCATTCTGCTGCTTGGTTTGCGCGCGCCCGCCCAAACAGTGGACGTGCGCGACAGTAACCGTCCGAAAGCTCGCAAACAGAAATAG
- a CDS encoding S41 family peptidase yields MAVLAGFAFGADAPANGVWRSVGWGDVYVVEGDSWRTFEVTASTCVEGFAARRVAPTSNRFRARDGSRFSVVEERPRHWLVREGDINRVMLEPADGLPAVCSPPTANTPLGNFDVFTRTFAEHYVAFALRGVDWERNVAEQRGRIGTATTPAQLFEILSGLIRPLADIHTGLDAPALKKSFDAPLKPGSERLVRGDVARFEKSGRRELAAVTDRVYLHGRVRPFCRGQWLYGVADGHVGYLRILAFGDYSRRSGYAGNVRALEQALDVILGDAGLRGLVIDVRLSFGGDDRLGLAIAGRLTEREYTAYAIQGRSDGAEASRFSPAVEVPVRVGRGPRFGGPVVVLTGPITMSAAETFTQALMGRAPHVVRVGESTQGVFCDSLPRRLPNGWSFALPNAVYRDAEGRAFDVAGLPPDVPVVGFAEEDLRDGRDPGIAAALRVMGVR; encoded by the coding sequence ATGGCGGTACTCGCTGGATTTGCGTTCGGGGCGGATGCGCCCGCGAATGGGGTTTGGCGCAGCGTGGGGTGGGGGGACGTGTATGTCGTCGAGGGGGATTCCTGGCGGACGTTTGAAGTGACGGCCTCCACTTGCGTCGAGGGGTTTGCGGCGCGGCGGGTGGCCCCAACCTCGAACCGGTTTCGCGCCCGGGATGGGTCACGGTTCTCGGTGGTCGAGGAGAGGCCTCGTCACTGGCTGGTCCGGGAGGGCGATATCAACCGGGTTATGCTGGAGCCGGCCGACGGACTGCCCGCGGTCTGCTCGCCTCCTACCGCCAATACGCCGCTGGGTAATTTCGATGTATTTACCCGGACCTTCGCCGAGCATTACGTCGCGTTCGCGTTGCGCGGGGTGGACTGGGAGAGGAACGTCGCGGAACAGCGGGGGCGGATTGGTACGGCGACTACGCCCGCGCAACTGTTCGAGATTCTGTCGGGGCTGATCCGGCCCCTGGCGGATATTCATACCGGACTCGACGCGCCCGCGCTGAAGAAGAGCTTTGATGCTCCGCTGAAGCCGGGTAGCGAGCGGCTGGTTCGCGGAGATGTCGCGCGGTTTGAAAAGTCGGGGCGGCGCGAGTTGGCGGCCGTGACGGACCGCGTGTATCTGCACGGGCGGGTGCGGCCGTTCTGCCGCGGGCAGTGGCTGTATGGCGTGGCGGACGGGCATGTCGGGTATTTGCGGATTCTCGCATTTGGGGACTATTCGCGGCGCAGCGGATATGCGGGCAATGTACGGGCCCTGGAACAGGCTCTCGATGTGATTCTGGGCGATGCCGGGCTGCGCGGTCTGGTGATCGATGTGCGGCTCTCGTTTGGCGGGGATGACCGGCTGGGGTTGGCGATCGCGGGGCGGCTGACGGAGCGCGAGTATACGGCTTACGCGATTCAAGGGCGGTCGGACGGGGCAGAGGCGAGCCGGTTCAGTCCGGCGGTGGAGGTTCCGGTGCGGGTGGGGCGGGGTCCGCGGTTTGGGGGACCCGTGGTGGTGTTGACGGGTCCGATTACCATGAGCGCGGCGGAGACGTTTACCCAGGCCCTGATGGGGCGGGCGCCCCACGTGGTGCGAGTGGGGGAGAGCACGCAGGGAGTGTTCTGCGATTCCCTGCCCCGGCGTCTTCCAAATGGTTGGAGTTTCGCGCTGCCGAATGCGGTGTACCGGGACGCGGAGGGGCGGGCTTTCGATGTGGCGGGGTTGCCTCCGGATGTGCCGGTGGTGGGGTTTGCGGAGGAGGATTTGCGGGATGGGCGGGATCCTGGAATTGCGGCGGCGCTACGGGTGATGGGCGTGCGGTAG
- a CDS encoding TetR/AcrR family transcriptional regulator, producing MAKPKSEDKRNAILAAATQVFAERGLSAPTAAISSEARVAEGSLFTYFKTKDELINALYRTLKLELSDAMMSGFPRKQGVRHRLEHVWNGYVDWGSAHPEGQLVLRQIQVWGGLTEEVKAATAAAFGEFDRIAEDAAEQRVFRDMPMPFIWAALVSLADMTMEFTRRQPEQAAEYRAQGFALFWAGVARK from the coding sequence ATGGCTAAGCCGAAGAGTGAAGACAAACGGAATGCGATTCTGGCGGCGGCGACGCAGGTGTTTGCGGAGCGGGGCTTGAGTGCTCCGACTGCGGCGATCAGCAGCGAGGCGCGGGTGGCCGAGGGTTCGCTGTTCACGTACTTCAAGACCAAAGACGAATTGATCAATGCGTTGTACCGGACTCTAAAGCTGGAGCTCAGCGATGCGATGATGTCCGGGTTCCCTCGCAAACAGGGTGTCCGGCACCGGTTGGAGCATGTGTGGAATGGCTATGTGGATTGGGGTTCGGCGCATCCCGAGGGGCAGTTGGTGCTGCGGCAGATCCAGGTCTGGGGTGGATTGACAGAGGAAGTGAAAGCGGCGACGGCCGCCGCGTTTGGCGAGTTCGACAGGATTGCGGAAGATGCCGCGGAGCAACGGGTGTTTCGTGACATGCCGATGCCGTTCATCTGGGCCGCACTGGTTTCGTTGGCGGACATGACGATGGAGTTCACGCGGCGGCAGCCGGAACAGGCGGCGGAGTACCGCGCGCAGGGGTTTGCGTTGTTCTGGGCCGGCGTGGCGCGCAAGTAG
- a CDS encoding sigma-54-dependent transcriptional regulator, whose translation MTMQTATRVLIIDQDAKDRKSAADTISQWGYETAQSTGFDEGLTRCRQFQPTLILCEFCIADADGFSFIRRLRSRGLRTPVVLQSNDSRIDLAVEAVHRRGAYWMLRKPLVSVELRRLFEHMRDQEGQAARAAPARPGKRVFQYGGSEEMLHVQQTIERVAATRAAVLIHGESGTGKDVLAHTIHRLSYRAGPFVAINAAGLPEGLIESELFGFRRGTFTGASADHTGLVEQADGGTLFLDEIGEMPAGAQAKMLRVLEDSRVQPLGGELSDELDFRVISATNRNLTDAIRHGTFRNDLFHRLNVIPIHVPPLRARKDDIPDLAESLCLLLGEEYGHPGFRVGQNAMELLLRHAWPGNVRELRNVLERALILSDGQVALPCHLPPALCVPVRSSAPAAKQAEVAPDQITLPFPTTIRDAEESIILATLALTENDRQETARITGVCVKTIHARIKAYRAQGAELVAPAGTGAAVADPEDGIE comes from the coding sequence ATGACCATGCAAACCGCCACTCGCGTCCTCATTATTGATCAGGACGCCAAGGATCGAAAATCCGCTGCGGATACAATTTCGCAGTGGGGCTATGAGACCGCCCAGTCTACGGGTTTTGATGAGGGGCTGACCCGGTGCCGCCAGTTCCAACCGACCCTCATTTTGTGTGAGTTCTGTATTGCCGATGCGGATGGTTTTTCGTTTATCCGCCGCCTGCGTTCGCGCGGCTTGCGGACGCCGGTTGTGTTGCAATCCAATGACAGCCGGATCGACCTGGCCGTCGAAGCCGTGCACCGGCGCGGGGCGTACTGGATGTTGAGAAAGCCGCTGGTGTCCGTCGAGCTCCGCCGGCTCTTCGAACACATGCGCGATCAAGAGGGCCAAGCGGCGCGAGCTGCGCCCGCCCGTCCGGGCAAGCGGGTGTTTCAATACGGCGGCAGCGAGGAGATGCTGCACGTCCAACAGACGATTGAACGGGTCGCCGCTACGCGGGCGGCCGTGCTGATCCACGGGGAGAGCGGTACCGGCAAGGACGTGCTCGCCCATACGATTCACCGGCTGAGCTACCGGGCCGGCCCCTTCGTTGCGATCAACGCGGCGGGCTTGCCGGAAGGGCTGATTGAGAGTGAACTGTTCGGCTTCCGGCGCGGCACTTTCACGGGCGCGTCGGCGGATCATACCGGACTGGTGGAGCAGGCGGACGGAGGCACCTTGTTCCTGGATGAGATCGGGGAGATGCCGGCCGGCGCGCAGGCGAAAATGCTGCGCGTGCTGGAGGATTCGCGAGTGCAGCCGTTGGGCGGCGAACTGTCGGACGAGCTGGATTTCCGCGTGATCTCGGCCACGAACCGCAACCTGACCGATGCGATCCGCCACGGCACGTTCCGCAATGATCTATTCCACCGGCTGAATGTGATTCCGATCCACGTGCCGCCGCTGCGGGCCCGCAAGGACGACATTCCGGACCTGGCCGAGAGCCTCTGTCTCCTGCTGGGCGAGGAGTACGGGCATCCTGGATTTCGGGTCGGGCAGAATGCGATGGAGCTGCTGCTGCGGCATGCCTGGCCGGGCAATGTCCGGGAGCTGAGGAACGTGCTGGAGCGGGCGCTGATCCTGAGCGATGGCCAAGTCGCGCTGCCCTGCCACCTGCCGCCAGCTTTGTGCGTTCCGGTGCGCAGCTCCGCCCCGGCCGCGAAACAGGCGGAAGTGGCTCCGGACCAGATCACACTACCCTTCCCCACAACCATCCGGGACGCCGAGGAGTCAATCATTTTGGCCACGCTGGCCCTCACCGAGAACGATCGCCAGGAGACGGCGCGGATCACTGGCGTCTGCGTGAAGACGATCCACGCGAGGATCAAGGCGTACCGGGCGCAAGGCGCGGAGCTCGTGGCGCCGGCGGGTACGGGGGCGGCTGTCGCGGACCCGGAGGATGGCATCGAGTAG
- a CDS encoding glycoside hydrolase family 2 TIM barrel-domain containing protein, with protein sequence MAQSSPPRLELQADSNWKFLLGDPGGAEARGFDDASWRHVDLPHDWSIEGRPAKDNLTGSGGGFYPAGTGWYRKSFRAPAEWKGRRVNVEFDGVYRDATVYLNGHKLGNQPYGYTSFRFDLTADLDFPGPNVLAVRVDNSQLPNSRWYSGSGIYRHVRVVVNHPAHVADWGVFVTTKQAAAETATVLVRTRVVNEGTASSGLTVETRIVDKAGQLSGSAKATLAVPASGAAEAAQEVTVARPVLWSPGSPALYRVVTRVLQGGKVVDEVVTPFGIRTLAWSADQGLLLNGKPIKLAGGSVHHDNGPLGAMAFDRAEERRVELLKAAGFNAVRASHNPPSPAFLDACDRLGLLVFDEAFDTWKANKAKFDYGRNFEEWWQRDISAMVMRDRNHPSVIFWSIGNEIPEVLVERGPAIAKQLAAQVRALDGSRPVSQAFPTSTSGEFPDGVIAHLDVTGYNYNLAAHHEEDHRRLPSRVMMTTESFPGAAFTEWSLAKDHPYILGEFVWTAMDYLGESGIGSWSYGAPELAAMASKAMAGMQSMVDKMFLAMANGVDMSALMTQGAAQGGESPLSTLFPGFPWHAAQCGDLDLIGYRKPQSFYRDILWNGGDRVYATVRLPEPEGKKTVVAGWAVFPTLPNWTWPGQEGKTLQVEVYSGAEKVRLFLNGKLIGEKPTGREQEFRAMFDVPYAAGTLKAVGVRGERAVAESVLTTAGRPVQLRLKADRTVVQADGQDLSFVTVEAVDAEGRLQMNADQEAHFAISGPGAIAAVGNADGRDSDSYQGTQRKLYQGRALVIVRAAKQGGTIRLSATAPGLADAAVTIQAKATAARAELQ encoded by the coding sequence ATGGCTCAATCTAGTCCGCCTCGACTGGAACTGCAGGCGGATTCCAATTGGAAGTTTCTGCTGGGGGATCCCGGTGGGGCCGAAGCGCGCGGGTTTGATGACGCGAGTTGGCGCCACGTGGATCTGCCGCACGACTGGAGCATTGAGGGGCGGCCGGCCAAGGACAACCTGACGGGCTCGGGCGGCGGCTTCTATCCGGCGGGCACGGGCTGGTATCGCAAGAGTTTCCGCGCCCCCGCGGAGTGGAAGGGACGGCGCGTCAACGTCGAGTTTGACGGGGTGTACCGGGATGCGACGGTCTACCTGAACGGGCACAAGCTGGGCAACCAGCCGTATGGGTACACGAGCTTCCGGTTCGACCTGACAGCGGACCTGGACTTCCCGGGGCCCAACGTGCTGGCGGTGCGGGTGGACAATTCGCAACTGCCCAACAGCCGCTGGTACAGCGGGTCAGGGATTTACCGGCATGTGCGCGTTGTCGTGAACCATCCCGCCCATGTCGCGGACTGGGGCGTGTTTGTGACGACGAAGCAGGCCGCGGCGGAGACCGCCACCGTTCTGGTGCGTACGCGCGTGGTGAACGAAGGGACCGCGAGCTCGGGGCTCACGGTGGAGACGCGGATCGTCGATAAGGCCGGGCAGTTGAGCGGATCAGCGAAGGCGACCCTGGCCGTACCGGCGAGCGGCGCGGCGGAGGCGGCCCAGGAGGTGACGGTGGCCCGGCCCGTGCTGTGGTCGCCGGGATCGCCGGCGCTCTACCGAGTCGTGACCCGTGTGTTGCAGGGCGGCAAGGTGGTGGACGAGGTGGTGACGCCCTTTGGCATTCGAACGCTGGCGTGGTCAGCGGACCAGGGACTGTTGCTGAACGGCAAGCCGATCAAGCTGGCGGGCGGGAGCGTTCACCACGACAACGGGCCGTTGGGGGCGATGGCGTTCGACCGTGCGGAGGAGCGACGCGTGGAACTGCTGAAAGCCGCGGGGTTCAACGCGGTGAGGGCTTCGCACAATCCTCCGTCACCGGCGTTCTTGGACGCCTGCGACCGGCTGGGGCTGCTGGTGTTTGACGAGGCGTTCGACACCTGGAAGGCCAACAAGGCGAAGTTCGACTATGGGCGTAACTTCGAGGAGTGGTGGCAGCGCGATATTTCGGCGATGGTGATGCGCGATCGCAATCATCCGTCCGTGATCTTCTGGAGCATTGGGAACGAGATTCCCGAGGTGCTGGTGGAGAGAGGGCCCGCGATCGCGAAGCAGTTGGCTGCGCAGGTGCGCGCGCTCGATGGCAGCCGTCCGGTGAGCCAGGCATTTCCCACCAGCACGTCGGGCGAATTCCCGGACGGGGTGATCGCCCATCTGGATGTCACGGGCTACAACTACAACCTGGCCGCCCATCATGAGGAAGACCACCGGCGGCTCCCGTCGAGGGTGATGATGACCACGGAGTCGTTCCCGGGCGCGGCGTTCACGGAGTGGAGCCTGGCGAAGGACCACCCGTACATCCTCGGTGAGTTTGTGTGGACGGCGATGGATTACCTGGGCGAGTCGGGCATTGGCTCGTGGAGCTACGGGGCTCCTGAGTTGGCAGCCATGGCGAGCAAGGCAATGGCCGGCATGCAGTCGATGGTGGACAAGATGTTCCTGGCCATGGCGAATGGCGTGGATATGTCGGCGCTGATGACGCAGGGCGCGGCACAGGGTGGCGAGTCGCCGCTCAGCACCCTGTTCCCGGGCTTCCCCTGGCACGCGGCGCAGTGCGGCGATCTCGATCTCATTGGGTATCGCAAACCGCAGTCCTTCTATCGCGACATTCTGTGGAATGGCGGGGATCGTGTGTATGCGACGGTGCGGCTGCCCGAGCCCGAGGGGAAGAAGACAGTTGTGGCCGGGTGGGCGGTGTTTCCCACGCTGCCCAACTGGACCTGGCCGGGGCAGGAAGGAAAGACGCTGCAGGTGGAAGTGTATTCCGGCGCGGAAAAGGTCCGGCTCTTTCTGAACGGCAAACTGATTGGGGAGAAGCCGACGGGCCGCGAACAGGAGTTCCGAGCGATGTTCGACGTCCCCTACGCTGCCGGCACGTTGAAGGCGGTGGGCGTGCGTGGGGAGCGTGCTGTCGCGGAGAGTGTGCTGACGACGGCGGGGCGGCCTGTGCAACTGCGGCTGAAGGCCGATCGCACGGTGGTCCAGGCCGATGGCCAGGATCTTTCCTTTGTGACGGTGGAAGCCGTGGATGCAGAGGGCCGCTTGCAGATGAACGCGGACCAGGAGGCGCATTTTGCGATTAGCGGGCCCGGCGCGATCGCGGCGGTGGGCAATGCCGATGGGCGGGATAGCGATTCGTACCAGGGTACGCAGCGCAAGCTCTACCAGGGCCGGGCGCTGGTGATCGTGCGGGCAGCCAAGCAGGGCGGCACGATTCGGCTGAGTGCGACAGCACCGGGTCTGGCTGACGCCGCGGTGACGATCCAGGCGAAGGCAACGGCGGCGCGGGCGGAGCTGCAGTAA
- a CDS encoding aldo/keto reductase — protein sequence MRYRLLGNSGLRVSEAALGTMTFGDDWGWGSGKQEARTIYDAFREAGGNFIDTANIYTNGTSESLLGEFMEGHRESVVLATKYSNAFPGTDPNAAGNQRKNMMQAVDASLKRLKTDYIDLYWVHIWDGLTPVEEVMRGLDDLVRSGKVLYTGISDAPAWWIAQANTLAQLRGWTAFAGLQIEYSLIERTVERELIPMAQALNIGVTAWSPLGGGVLTGKYHGGGALDGRMNHEMMKDFQPAGVDTDGVVAAVKSVAEEVGQSMAQVALAWLQSRPVPVIPILGARKLSQFQDNLASLELKLTAEQVKTLDDASKILPGFPEKMFRMPIVQAIRHGGLRDRILA from the coding sequence ATGCGATACAGACTACTGGGCAATAGCGGGCTGAGGGTTTCCGAAGCAGCGCTGGGCACGATGACTTTCGGCGACGACTGGGGCTGGGGCTCCGGCAAGCAGGAAGCGCGCACAATCTATGACGCGTTTCGCGAGGCCGGCGGCAATTTCATCGACACCGCCAACATCTATACGAACGGGACGAGCGAGAGCCTGCTGGGCGAATTCATGGAGGGCCACCGGGAAAGCGTCGTGCTGGCCACGAAGTATTCGAACGCATTTCCGGGCACGGATCCCAATGCGGCGGGCAATCAGCGCAAGAACATGATGCAGGCGGTGGACGCGAGCTTGAAGCGGCTGAAGACGGACTACATCGACTTGTATTGGGTGCACATCTGGGATGGGCTGACGCCGGTGGAAGAGGTGATGCGGGGGTTGGACGACCTGGTGCGTTCGGGCAAGGTGCTGTATACGGGGATTTCGGATGCTCCGGCATGGTGGATCGCGCAGGCGAACACGCTGGCGCAACTGCGCGGGTGGACGGCGTTCGCGGGGCTGCAGATCGAGTACAGCCTGATAGAGCGGACGGTGGAGCGCGAGTTGATCCCGATGGCGCAGGCTTTGAATATTGGAGTGACGGCGTGGTCGCCGCTGGGCGGAGGCGTGCTGACCGGGAAGTACCACGGTGGCGGGGCCTTGGACGGCCGCATGAACCACGAGATGATGAAGGACTTCCAACCGGCGGGCGTGGATACGGATGGCGTGGTGGCGGCCGTGAAGAGCGTTGCGGAGGAAGTGGGGCAGAGTATGGCCCAGGTGGCGCTGGCCTGGCTACAGTCCCGGCCTGTACCGGTGATCCCGATTCTCGGCGCACGGAAGCTGTCACAGTTCCAGGACAACCTGGCCAGCCTGGAACTCAAACTGACGGCGGAGCAGGTGAAGACGCTGGACGACGCATCGAAGATTCTGCCGGGATTCCCGGAGAAGATGTTCCGGATGCCCATCGTGCAGGCGATCCGGCATGGCGGGCTGCGGGATCGGATCCTGGCGTAG